In Parus major isolate Abel chromosome 3, Parus_major1.1, whole genome shotgun sequence, the following are encoded in one genomic region:
- the CASP8AP2 gene encoding CASP8-associated protein 2 isoform X1, whose protein sequence is MAADEDGLGLYDIRYSAEASPFREGDESSVDIYDGLDSSLSVSDNFAPNTTPSRSSLNLFDEILIEEGTAKKASYDELQAEYGKCQHQIKELMKKFKEIQAQNIILQNENQALKKNISALIKTARVEINRKDEEISHLHQRLLEFPNHRGIFTRTYLPGSTKTKDSKFRPSDFSDNMKMEHRMKNDCSKDAYHSYSSHNTGNGKSGSEKRNTPLLPKYPPEELCSDDTHACALSYDHSSNKDNRKERKETKSNEQHSRGNVNKYKREVHQSTGNDGDSEEGNSDPQQKLKTLSEKASRNELQQKSQSVKLKCSPSVERRVERGVSSWEKQTAGKDRFQARGELYADDRLQNVLKKDIKTHDKGEKHGGQKNKSNEKLQEQPRRSGRGSSPHSKNEHSKSLHESRKCRVEESRKVKHIDCKRDRGADDHSSREGRTSPSNSSSREHKYARLKESSSRHEWETAHSKSERHRTEEKRKREREDQGENRYFRNEKKVAKEFSHQSVKDAKKGTHVKKSERNKSSKLEEADRVADRLKDKVPKAKGNRTGQKSKDLKLSFMEKLNLTLSPNKKQCLSAVDGLKIPSQKATDEGRTELTLQAELLDTAHPVDCGPTAHSHSTLQVLDTATQRSVKPALPVSVSSENGALKVAAAGPAQSEASPAVTADVLSSETSPEAEGGQPQALTEAAKVLVPDEMEAETLSEAAEVCDAVELEAPKTAVMTSLNHPESLPLEVTGSVAECEELPVTEGEIQDDYVPVAEVTQSEPASASMGDLLESAAEKKKEDKMWLAADIESSAGQCGSQNVVLDDSEARSSGDLESSDTADDISETKPHSVMEVGRDDDHLAAENVDYPTEEKSICEVNTSTSHSLDSTLITDKGEPLVDQNTCDLGPDLTDNSTATASSLSGKMCPVTKERQTSLVSVDDDSSILSIDLNHLRYIPKAISPLNSPVRPLAKALKMESPCKGLVKTYNKGICIDSVPEGTVVICPSKNLSKEVNKENQKPVGMSDEHLEMESQLSVSSDEIEEGEIVSSDEDKEKSKPERGSENTKKSRPKASETRNLTSSPQNQNSRTVHCNEDNGKFVSVQVSAQKNRERHKNQTFRSSKNMKKNRTVSIACLEKIVHIIVEPSNIQEIMQMLRAIRKQMRKSYMKFKVHFPVQHFHRIIESGIIKFTALIRYLNFSKMCALGDTLKLNICDIIESKLKQVKKNAIVDRLFDQQVSDMKKQLWKFVDEQLDYLFEKIRRIIIKLCDVGNEGKEGKFERTGKQNHKITHKNDVQRSREKSPKDVSPKPEEYISKQTVDYQQSKCHHEKNKTGAPKTAITKCLNSIDNTRNSQTKVHLSKESNLQNTLSPLKGVKYEKEGLQLSRDANKSDLSYELLTEQQASSLTFNLVSDAQMGEIFKSLLQGSDLLEKNGGSINRNDCEFRTPEKQFLDSHKCRDNSAELEQDISSKETCVDCKLEEDISWTIVSPVRTPSLASRPQMPIDPDVLDESCMFEVSTNSTSCKEDECSLQKNKLCVSSILLEDLAVSLTIPSPLKSDAHLSFLKSENNCSSAPEGVVSAHYSEDALLGEEDATEQDIHLALESDNSSGKSSCSSSWTSRPVAPGFQRRPSLPMQAVIMEKSNDHFIVKIRRAVPSASPASDQMAPVKEAQASSAKIGKGEKRAGGKERDNQSATVKEMVEPDLVKMDHLPHVSTEQEQNLTLAQPLKESHSSTGKEETTGLPVTCRKSSDKESHDAESPEKGSEQSEAQKLKVSENINETHVRSQASFPAGCTMKSCITDGIVSGTSCHGMESRADNGTLETSTGNSEVSDKKEELEERFDASTELTEELSDETLAGECDLETKPSSKTNGECQISIDDKTNKKRKKEAVKENSNSKRQRKGAESAGERSDESNIRSEDRNLSPKQCSSKKNELQQNKDTSPLASSPSSPSLYAKNIIKKKGEVVVSWTRNDDREILLECQRKGPSSKTFVSLATRLNKSPNQVSERFKQLMKLFKKSKCK, encoded by the exons ATGGCAGCGGATGAGGATGGACTGGGACTGTATGACATCCGCTACAGTG ctgaagctTCCCCCTTCAGGGAAGGAGATGAGAGCTCAGTTGATATTTATGATGGCTTGGACAGCAGTTTGTCAGTTTCTG ACAATTTTGCTCCAAATACTACGCCATCTAGAAGCAGCTTAAATTTATTTGATGAGATATTGATTGAAGAAGGGACTGCAAAGAAAGCATCCTATGATGAG TTACAGGCAGAATATGGAAAATGTCAACATCAAATTAAAGAGTTgatgaagaaatttaaagaaatacaggCACAG aatatCATTCTCCAGAATGAAAACCAGGCTCtcaaaaagaatatttcagccctTATCAAAACAGCAAGAGTGGAAATTAACCGTAAGGATGAAGAAATTAGTCATCTGCATCAAAG GCTATTGGAATTTCCCAACCATCGAGGTATTTTCACCAGAACATACCTTCCAGGATCAACTAAAACAAAAGATTCCAAATTCAGACCTTCTGATTTTAGTGACAATATGAAGATGGAGCATAGAATGAAAAATGACTGTTCAAAAGATGCATACCACAGTTACTCATCTCATAACACGGGCAATGGGAAGTCAGGCAGTGAAAAAAGGAACACTCCGCTTTTGCCGAAGTACCCTCCTGAAGAGCTCTGCAGTGATGATACTCACGCATGTGCACTGAGCTATGACCATTCCTCCAACAAGgataacagaaaggaaagaaaagaaactaaaagtAATGAACAGCACAGTAGGGGAAATGTCAACAAATACAAAAGAGAAGTACATCAGAGCACTGGAAATGATGGTGACAGTGAGGAGGGGAATTCAGATCCTCAACAGAAGCTGAAAACCCTTTCAGAGAAGGCTAGCAGAAATGAGTTGCAACAAAAAAGTCAGAGCGTGAAACTCAAATGCAGTCCAAGTGTAGAAAGAAGAGTAGAAAGGGGTGTTTCTTCCTGGGAGAAACAGACAGCTGGTAAAGACAGATTTCAAGCAAGAGGTGAATTGTATGCTGATGATAGATtacaaaatgtattaaaaaaggacattaaaaCACATGATAAAGGTGAAAAACATGGtggccaaaaaaataaatcaaatgagAAGCTGCAAGAACAACCAAGGAGGTCTGGTAGGGGAAGCAGTCCACACTCCAAGAATGAACATTCAAAGAGTCTTCATGAATCACGTAAGTGTCGTGTGGAAGAGTCTAGAAAAGTAAAACACATTGACTGCAAGAGAGACAGGGGAGCAGATGATCATAGCTCTCGAGAAGGAAGGACTTCACCTTCTAATTCTAGCAGCAGAGAGCATAAATACGCACGCTTGAAGGAAAGCAGTAGTAGACATGAATGGGAAACAGCACATTCCAAATCAGAAAGACACaggactgaagaaaaaaggaaaagggaaagagaggatCAGGgtgaaaacagatattttagaaatgaaaaaaaagttgcaaaagAATTTTCTCACCAATCTGTAAAAGACGCCAAGAAGGGTACACATGTtaaaaaaagtgagagaaaCAAATCCTCGAAGCTGGAAGAAGCAGACAGAGTAGCAGATCGCTTAAAAGATAAGGTACCCAAAGCTAAAGGTAATCGCACAGGGCAAAAAAGCAAAGACTTAAAACTTAGCTTTATGGAAAAGCTAAACTTAACTCTTTCCCCTAATAAGAAACAGTGTCTCTCTGCAGTGGATGGACTTAAAATACCTTCCCAAAAGGCCACTGATGAGGGACGTACAGAGCTCACACTGCAAGCAGAACTCCTAGATACTGCCCACCCTGTAGACTGTGGTCCCACAGCGCACAGTCATTCAACACTACAAGTTCTGGATACTGCAACTCAACGCAGTGTGAAACCAGCACTGCCTGTTTCTGTCAGTTCTGAAAATGGAGCCTTGAAAGTagcagcagcaggtccagcACAGTCTGAAGCGTCACCAGCAGTCACAGCAGATGTACTGAGCTCAGAAACCTCACCAGAAGCAGAAGGGGGTCAGCCCCAAGCCTtgacagaagcagcaaaggTGCTGGTTCCTGATGAGATGGAAGCTGAAACGCtatcagaagcagcagaggtttGTGATGCAGTTGAATTGGAAGCCCCAAAAACAGCAGTAATGACAAGTCTGAACCACCCTGAATCTTTGCCCCTGGAGGTGACAGGGAGTGTGGCAGAGTGTGAAGAGTTGCCTGTGACAGAGGGCGAGATACAAGATGATTATGTACCAGTAGCAGAAGTGACACAATCTGAACCTGCAAGTGCAAGTATGGGAGACCTTCTAGagtcagcagcagagaagaaaaaggaagataaaatgtGGCTGGCTGCTGACATAGAAAGCTCTGCAGGCCAATGTGGCTCTCAAAATGTTGTCTTAGATGACTCAGAAGCCAGAAGTTCTGGTGACCTGGAGTCCTCTGATACTGCAGATGATATCAGTGAAACAAAACCACACTCTGTAATGGAAGTAGGTAGGGATGATGATCACCTGGCTGCAGAAAATGTTGACTATCCCACTGAGGAAAAGAGTATCTGTGAAGTTAATACTAGTACTTCTCATTCACTGGACAGCACTCTGATAACTGATAAGGGTGAACCACTAGTGGACCAGAATACTTGTGATCTGGGGCCAGACCTAACTGATAACAGTACTGCAACAGCATCTTCTCTCAGTGGCAAGATGTGTCCTGTAACTAAAGAGAGACAAACTAGCCTAGTTTCTGTTGATGATGACAGCTCAATACTGAGCATTGATCTCAATCACTTGAGGTATATTCCAAAGGCAATCAGCCCACTGAACAGCCCAGTGCGTCCTTTGGCTAAAGCACTGAAGATGGAAAGTCCCTGTAAAGGCCTTGTGAAGACTTACAACAAAGGTATTTGTATAG aTTCAGTTCCTGAAGGTACTGTTGTCATCTGTCCCTCAAAAAACCTGTCAAAGGaagtaaacaaagaaaatcaaaagccGGTTGGCATGTCTGATGAACACTTAGAGATGGAGTCTCAGCTAAGTGTCTCTTCAGATGAAATAGAAGAAGGTGAAATTGTCAGTAGTGatgaagataaagaaaaatctaaaccAGAGAGAGgctctgaaaatacaaagaagtCAAGACCAAAAGCTTCTGAGACACGAAATTTGACCAGCAGCCCACAGAATCAAAATAGCAGAACTGTGCACTGCAATGAAGATAAtggaaaatttgtttctgtgcaAGTAAGTGCACAAAAGAACAGAGAGAGGCATAAAAATCAGACCTTCAGATCTTCaaagaatatgaagaaaaatagaacaGTGAGCATTGCTTGTCTTGAAAAAATAGTTCATATTATTGTTGAACCTTCAAATATACAAGAAATCATGCAGATGCTCAGAGCTATACGAAAACAGATGAGGAAAAGTTATATGAAGTTCAAAGTACACTTCCCAGTTCAGCATTTTCACAGGATTATAGAATCTGGGATTATAAAATTTACAGCATTAATAAGATACTTGAACTTTTCCAAGATGTGTGCATTAGGTGATACATTAAAATTGAATATCTGTGATATTATAGAGTCGAAACTTAAACAAGTTAAAAAGAATGCAATAGTGGACCGTCTTTTTGACCAGCAAGTATCAGATATGAAAAAACAGTTGTGGAAATTTGTAGATGAACAGCTTGATTACTTATTTGAAAAGATAAGGAGAATTATAATAAAGCTATGTGATGTTGGAAATGAGGGTAAGGAAGGGAAGTTTGAAAGGActggaaagcaaaaccacaagATCACTCATAAAAATGATGTGCAGAGATCTAGAGAAAAGTCCCCAAAAGATGTCTCTCCAAAGCCTGAGGaatatatttcaaagcaaaCTGTGGATTATCAACAATCTAAGTGTCACCATGAGAAAAATAAGACAGGTGCACCAAAAACTGCCATTACAAAATGTCTTAATTCCATTGATAACACAAGAAATTCCCAAACAAAAGTTCACCTCTCTAAAGAGAGTAATTTACAAAACACTCTTAGTCCACTGAAGGGTgttaaatatgaaaaggaagGACTCCAGCTGTCCAGAGATGCTAACAAGTCTGATCTTAGTTATGAGCTTCTCACAGAGCAACAAGCATCCAGTCTTACATTTAATCTGGTAAGTGATGCTCAAATGGgtgaaattttcaaaagcttATTGCAAGGTTCTgatctcttggaaaaaaatggtgGCAGTATCAACAGAAATGACTGTGAATTCAGGACtccagaaaaacagtttttagaCAGTCATAAATGCAGGGATAATTCTGCTGAACTGGAGCAAGACATCTCTTCAAAGGAGACTTGTGTGGATTGTAAACTGGAAGAGGATATTAGTTGGACTATTGTTTCACCTGTAAGGACTCCCTCATTAGCATCTAGGCCTCAGATGCCTATTGATCCAGATGTGCTGGATGAGAGCTGTATGTTTGAGGTTTCCACAAACTCGACTTCATGCAAAGAAGATGAATGCAGTTTACAGAAGAATAAATTGTGTGTTTCTTCTATCCTCCTTGAAGATTTGGCTGTTTCCTTAACAATTCCATCACCTTTGAAATCAGATGCTCACCTCAGCTTCCTAAAATCTGAGAATAATTGTAGCTCAGCTCCAGAGGGTGTTGTGAGTGCACATTACAGCGAAGACGCACTTCTTGGAGAGGAGGATGCCACGGAACAAGACATTCATTTGGCTTTAGAATCTGATAACTCAAGCGGTAAATCAAGTTGCTCATCATCGTGGACAAGTCGGCCTGTTGCTCCCGGTTTTCAGCGTCGCCCCAGCCTGCCAATGCAAGCAGTAATCATGGAGAAATCCAATGATCATTTTATTGTGAAGATTCGGCGGGCAGTGCCATCTGCCTCACCAGCATCTGATCAGATGGCTCCAGTGAAAGAGGCACAGGCATCCTCAGCCAAGattggaaaaggagaaaagagagctgggggaaaagaaagggacaACCAGAGTGCCACGGTGAAAGAAATGGTCGAACCAGATCTGGTTAAGATGGATCACTTGCCTCATGTCAGCACTGAACAAGAACAAAATCTTACCTTAGCTCAGCCTCTGAAGGAGTCACACAGTAGTACTGGAAAGGAAGAAACTACTGGCTTGCCTGTAACCTGTAGGAAATCTTCAGACAAAGAGAGCCACGATGCTGAAAGCCCAGAGAAAGGCTCTGAGCAGTCTGAGGCACAGAAATTGAAAGTATCTGAAAACATAAATGAAACGCATGTTAGATCTCAAgcttcttttcctgctggatgCACTATGAAGTCATGCATAACAGATGGTATTGTTAGTGGAACTTCATGTCATGGAATGGAATCCAGAGCAGATAATGGGACTCTGGAAACTTCAACAGGAAACTCAGAAGTCAGTGATAAAAAGGAAGAACTGGAAGAGCGCTTTGATGCATCTACAGAACTAACAGAAGAGCTTTCTGATGAGACTCTAGCAGGTGAATGTGATCTTGAAACAAAACCCAGTTCAAAGACTAATGGAGAGTGTCAGATAAGTATAGATGATAAAACTaataagaagaggaaaaaagaggctGTCAAAGAGAATTCCAATTCAAAAAGGCAACGAAAAGGAGCTGAATCAGCAGGTGAGCGGAGTGATGAAAGTAATATCAGATCTGAAGATAGAAATTTATCACCCAAGCAATGTTCCAGTAAGAAGAATGAGCTACAGCAGAATAAAGACACCTCTCCCTTGGCTTCATCTCCATCATCACCTAGCCTCTATGccaaaaacataattaaaaagaaaggagaagtaGTAGTTTCCTGGACAAG AAATGATGACCGAGAAATTTTATTGGAATGTCAGAGAAAAGGACCATCAAGCAAAACCTTTGTTTCCTTGGCCACTAGGCTGAACAAAAGCCCAAATCAG GTTTCAGAAAGATTCAAGCAGTTAATGAAGCTGTTCAAGAAATCCAAGTGCAAGTAG